The following nucleotide sequence is from Pedobacter sp. PACM 27299.
TTTTAAAAAACGCTCATAAGTGCTTTGAATGAGTGTCTTTCCAATTCCGAAAAAGTCGATAAACTGCTTAGGGAATTCTGTTCTGCTTACTGGCCAAAATCTACTGCCAACGCCACCGGCCATTATTAATGCGTAATTATTTTTATTCATGCTAAATCGAAAGTATTTAAATTATGCCTTCCTGTAGAAGGTCATGTAAATGGATCATCCCAAAATACGCTCCGCCATCTGTCACTAATAATTGAGTGATGTTATTCTCCTTAATCATTTCCAGTGCATTGATGGCTAAAAGATCTTTTTCAATAGTTTTAGGATGAGGATTCATGAGATCGCTTGCTTTAATGTCGGCTAAATTAGTATGTTTTTCTAACATTCTCCTGATATCTCCGTCAGTAATGATCCCTAAAATCGCATCCGCCTCAATAACAACCACTGCACCTAAACGGTTTTGACTAATTTCAATAATCACATCTTTTACGGAAGCCGATGCTGGAATGCTGGGTTTCTGGTTTTTAACCGCAATATCACCTGATTTTAAATACAGTCTTTTTCCCAAAGCGCCTCCGGGATGGTACCTCCCAAAATCTTCTTCATTGAAATTTCTTGCATTCAGCAGACAAATCGCCAGGGCATCACCCATTGCCAATTGGGCAGTAGTGCTGGTGGTGGGAGCCAGGTTATGCGGACAAGCTTCTTTGGCCACGGTGGTATTCAGGATCAGGTCTGCCTGCGCGGCAAGATCTGAATTGAGCTGTCCCACCATTCCGATCATCAGGTTGCCGGATTGCTTCAATAAGGGCGCAAGAACTTTGATCTCAGGGGTGTTTCCGCTTTTGGAAATACAAATCACAATGTCTTCTTTCTGGATCATTCCAAGGTCGCCATGCACCGCATCTGCAGCATGCATGAAGCTGGATGGAGTACCCGTAGAATTGAAAGTTGCCACTATTTTTTGGGCAATAATGGCGCTTTTGCCGATTCCGGTCACGATAACACGTCCGTTACATTGCAGAATATGGTCGATAATCTGGCAAAAATCATCATTTATATGGTCAATTAGCCCCAAAATGGATTGTGCTTCCAGTTGTAACGTGTTGACTGCGTCCTCGATAATCGCTTTTTTACTTTTCAAACAGAATTTATTAGTATATTGATGCTTTGAATTAGTGCAAAATTATGTTATTTTGAAGTAAATATAGCACTGAATATTTTATACGCGTAATGGATGTGAAAAAGTCGTTGTTTGATAACTTGCAAACCTTTTTTGGTTTTGATAATTTTAAAGGTGACCAGGAGTCTATCATCACCAATGTTCTCGAAGGAAAGAATACGTTTGTGATTATGCCTACAGGTGGAGGGAAGTCCATATGTTACCAGTTAC
It contains:
- a CDS encoding KpsF/GutQ family sugar-phosphate isomerase; translation: MKSKKAIIEDAVNTLQLEAQSILGLIDHINDDFCQIIDHILQCNGRVIVTGIGKSAIIAQKIVATFNSTGTPSSFMHAADAVHGDLGMIQKEDIVICISKSGNTPEIKVLAPLLKQSGNLMIGMVGQLNSDLAAQADLILNTTVAKEACPHNLAPTTSTTAQLAMGDALAICLLNARNFNEEDFGRYHPGGALGKRLYLKSGDIAVKNQKPSIPASASVKDVIIEISQNRLGAVVVIEADAILGIITDGDIRRMLEKHTNLADIKASDLMNPHPKTIEKDLLAINALEMIKENNITQLLVTDGGAYFGMIHLHDLLQEGII